Proteins encoded together in one Hylaeus volcanicus isolate JK05 chromosome 3, UHH_iyHylVolc1.0_haploid, whole genome shotgun sequence window:
- the LOC128873181 gene encoding protein takeout-like has product MLLYGSLIIFFVASCSTVALPVPDIPPYLKICHRSDPHLNDCIKESIKTLKPYLGNGIPSLRIPPCEPLHVDEVEINQFSGPIYIHAKYSNISIYGGTNIVPKTIKLDLDKDRMRLKFFIPWLEMIAHYHLNGRIMMLPMVGSGLGHGNFTDIDVIITLQMERYQSQKTGQVHQRVSDIYVDFVIGHATVKLDDLFDGDSTLSAAMNLFLNDNWRSIVAEIKPKLEETIGDLIKDFTDKIFSEFPEDVLLPP; this is encoded by the exons ATGCTGCTCTACGGATcgttgataatattttttgtggCGAGCTGCTCGACCGTCGCTCTACCAGTTCCAGATATTC CACCGTATCTAAAGATATGTCACCGGAGTGACCCGCATCTGAACGACTGTATAAAGGAGAGCATCAAAACGTTGAAACCGTACCTGGGAAATGGCATTCCGAGCCTTCGAATACCACCCTGTGAGCCACTTCATGTGGACGAAGTCGAGATCAATCAATTCTCCGGCCCGATTTATATCCATGCAAAGTACAGCAATATCTCCATCTACGGCGGAACGAACATTGTTCCAAAAACCATCAA GCTCGACTTGGACAAAGATCGCATgagattaaaattctttattcctTGGCTGGAAATGATCGCGCATTACCATCTGAACGGCAGAATAATGATGCTACCGATGGTCGGAAGTGGTTTGGGACACGGGAATTTCACGGACATCGATGTCATCATCACTCTTCAGATGGAGCGTTACCAGAGCCAAAAAACGGGTCAGGTTCACCAGCGCGTAAGCGACATTTACGTTGATTTCGTGATAGGCCATGCTACGGTGAAACTGGACGATTTATTCGACGGCGACAGCACGCTCTCCGCGGCCATGAATCTTTTTCTAAACGATAACTGGAGGTCCATAGTCGCGGAGATAAAGCCAAAACTCGAGGAGACTATCGGCGATCTTATTAAAGACTTCACGGACAAGATTTTCTCCGAGTTTCCGGAAGATGTGTTGCTGCCACCTTga